In Nyctibius grandis isolate bNycGra1 chromosome 28, bNycGra1.pri, whole genome shotgun sequence, a single genomic region encodes these proteins:
- the CCDC120 gene encoding coiled-coil domain-containing protein 120 — protein MEVRGHILPPGTYGPAGAPAGRLQELRERQRGLRQALGLRLRELRRLCLQEAELTGKLPPEYPLEPGERPQPPPRRRAGGPARGPLPEAARAARREVAVQLQVVEAARRLAAAPGLPPEQRRRRQRLQADAAQRLRQLRAQLGAAAHDENGSLCDLPALENGALPGLPPTKPPPGGAGRPSPPRAGSGSPSRRPPWAPETPAGGPGRRSSLASPASPARTLPRSASSFEGRSVPATPVLARSPRGHPLCCPEAPGLPPRPWSGSQDSQLGGAPGARPPPAAGRPPHPPQQQLGGFDRLGGPPRKRPRGRPGPGGRAPPLGRAAPQPEVAGAGGAAGLVPAAHGGPPPAASRPPRPPPAAPWHQLGPPPPPRPPRPAPLAQLRRGPGAQGLGGPPCGRPPSRRGPAAPRHPGVTPEPRGRTL, from the exons GGGCGCCCGCGGGGCggctgcaggagctgcgggAGCGGCAGCGGGGGCTGCGCCAGGCCCTGGGGCTGCGCCTGCGGGAGCTGCGGCGCCTCTGCCTGCAGGAGGCC GAGCTGACGGGGAAGCTGCCCCCCGAGTACCCCCTGGAGCCCGGCGAGAggccccagccccccccgcgccgccgggccgggggtcCCGCCCGGGGGCCCCTCCCTGAG GCGGCGCGGGCGGCCCGGCGGGAGGTGGCGGTGCAGCTGCAGGTGGTGGAGGCCGCCCGGCGCCTGGCggccgccccggggctgccccccgagcagcgccgccgccgccagcgccTCCAGGCCGACGCGGCCCAGCGGCTCCGGCAGCTCCGCGCTCAGCTCGGCGCCGCCGCGCACG ATGAGAACGGGTCCCTCTGCGACCTGCCCGCGCTGGAGAACG GggccctgccagggctgccccccACGAAGCCCCCCCCGGGCGGAGCCGgccgcccctcgcccccccgGGCCGGATCCGGCAGCCCCAGTCGCCGCCCGCCCTGGGCCCCCGAGACCCCCgcgggggggcccggccgccgcAGCTCCCTCGCCAGCCCTGCCAG CCCGGCGCGGACCCTTCCCCGCAGCGCCTCCAGCTTCGAGGGCCGCAGCGTCCCGGCCACCCCGGTGCTGGCCCGTAGCCCCCGCGGGCACCCCCTCTGCTG ccccgagGCGCCGGGGCTCCCCCCCCGGCCCTGGTCGGGCAGCCAGGACTCGCAGCTGGGGGGGGCCCCCGgcgcccggcccccccccgccgccggccgccccccgcaCCCGCCGCAGCAACAGCTCGGAGGCTTTGATCGACTGGGGGGGCCCCCCCGAAAGCGCCCCCGAGgccgcccggggccggggggccgcGCCCCCCCCCTCGGCCGAGCAGCGCCGCAGCCAGAAGTGGCTGGCGCTGGAGGGGCTGCGGGACTGGTACCTGCGGCACACGggggccccccccccgccgccagccgccccccccggcccccgcctgCTGCCCCCTGGCACCAGctgggcccccccccgccgccgcgaCCCCCCCGGCCTGCCCCACTCGCTCAGCTACGCCGGGGCCCTGGCGCCCAG GGCCTCGGGGGACCCCCCTGCGgccgccccccctcccgccgcggacccgcagccccccggcaccCTGGTGTGACCCCCGAGCCCCGGGGTCGCACCCTCTGA
- the EBP gene encoding 3-beta-hydroxysteroid-Delta(8),Delta(7)-isomerase, protein MATTAHPYWPRSLPLPGYVASARPGWQCAGAVAAAGAGLLALGWALGGAGGGARGGASRSPARRLALGWFLMCAGVHGILEGYFSLWHRELPAATGLLADVWKEYAKADSRYVTSDDFTVAMETVTAWAWGPLSFLTFLAFLRQHPARYVLQLLVSLGQLYGDVLYFATEARAGWSHSDPRPLYFWGYFVGLNGLWVLVPGALLADACRCLAAAQRALDRPRHKAH, encoded by the exons ATGGCGACGACGGCGCACCCCTATTGGCCGCGCTCGCTGCCGTTGCCGGGCTACGTGGCCAGCGCGCGCCCCGGCTGGCAGTGCGCAGgcgcggtggcggcggcgggggcggggctgCTGGCGCTGGGCTGGGCGctgggcggggccgggggcggggcgaggggcggGGCCTCGCGGAGCCCCGCCCGCCGCCTGGCGCTGGGCTGGTTCCTGATGTGCGCGGGGGTGCACGGGATACTGGAGGGCTACTTCAGCCTCTGGCACCGGGAGCTGCCCGCCGCCACCGGGCTGCTGGCCGACGTCT GGAAGGAGTACGCCAAGGCCGACAGCCGCTACGTGAC GAGCGATGACTTCACGGTCGCCATGGAGACGGTGACGGCCTGGGCCTGGGGCCCCCTCAGCTTCCTCACCTTCCTCGCCTTCCTGCGCCAACACCCGGCCCGCTACGTCCTGCAGCTCCTCGTCTCCCTCG ggCAGCTCTACGGGGACGTGCTGTACTTCGCCACGGAGGCGCGGGCGGGCTGGAGCCACAGCGACCCCCGGCCCCTCTACTTCTGGGGCTACTTCGTGGGGCTGAacgggctgtgggtgctggtgcCCGGCGCCCTCCTGGCCGACGCCTGCCGGTGCCTGGCCGCCGCCCAGCGCGCCCTCGACCGCCCCCGCCA